The genomic stretch TCCGCTGGGGCGGACGGCCTCTGGCTTCCGCGGCCTGACGACTCAATCCGATGAAGCGGTTGGATCAGGTGTCAGGTCCGACTGCAGAGCCGGGGCCGGGATCATGATCGCGGCGGCCGGCAGGAGGACGTCCGGCTCCGCGCCCGGGTCCTCGGCGACGACCACGCCCGCCGCCTCGACCTCGAAGCCGGCCGGCCAGGTGGTGAGGTCGCTCACCAGTGCGCCTTCCAGTTTCGCTTGCCGCAGGTCGGTACCGCTGAGGTCGCAGCCCCGGAGGTCGGCCATGCGCAGGTCCGCGCAAACGAACACGGCCCCTGCGGCACGGGCTTTGCGCAAATTCGCCTCCCGTAGGTCAGCGCCGGAGAAGTTCGA from Streptomyces sp. TLI_235 encodes the following:
- a CDS encoding pentapeptide repeat protein, which translates into the protein MYQVNLRGASLIRANLRHAELGTSILHQARLTEADLRGARLLKADLRESNFSGADLREANLRKARAAGAVFVCADLRMADLRGCDLSGTDLRQAKLEGALVSDLTTWPAGFEVEAAGVVVAEDPGAEPDVLLPAAAIMIPAPALQSDLTPDPTASSD